The Verrucomicrobiales bacterium genome segment TCCTGGAGGCGGAATCGATCGTCCACGATGTAGACCCCCACAGGTGCCAATCGGATGATGGCCGACAGCATCGCCTGGTTCTGGCGAAGAGCCGATTCGGCGAGCTTCACCGAGGTGACATCCGAGGCGGAGACGCGGCACCACGGCTTGGTGCGGCTCGGGCCGTGGCCGCGTGTCCCTCGGAGCAAAGCCCAGAGTGGAGTGGCGTCCTTCCTGAGAAACAGGACTTCGCAAGACGGGTTGTCCGCGCCGGCGCAGGCAGATTTGAGAAATGAGAGAAAGCCCGGGCGACCTTCGGGAGCCAGATAGGAGAGTAGTCGACGCCTCGTCAGCCCAGAGCGTTCCAGCCCCAGCATGGCGGCCCCCGTGAGATTGACCTCCAGAATCGTCGCTTTCTCGTCGAGTGAAAAGTAGCCGACGGGCGCGAAGTCATAGAGATCGGTGTACTTATCCACCTGCAACTCCGTCCGGGTTCGCGATTCCTGCAGCTCGGCGTTTTGCATTTCGAGCTCGATCTGGTGAACCTGCAGTTCGTGGAGCGCTCCCTCAGCGTCGGTACCTTGTTGGTACGCTGTTGCTGTGCTCGCCCGCTTGGTCCGTTGAGCCCTGTGCTTGGGACGGGGGGGCCAGCGAGAGGGGGTCCGCCCCTGGGCTTCGGCTTGCTTCAATCTCGCTTCCGCTTGTCGACGGAGCGCTGAATGCTTTCCGGGAGTGTGCGACGATGCCTTCATGATCGGTGCTGACGCGCCGGGCGACTGGTGAGGATTTGGTCGATGAGGGCGCGGAGCTGGGTAGCCTCAAATGGTTTGGCCAGGGCGGCCTGAAAGCCGTAGGCCGCATAGCTCTGGACCATCGGGTCTTCCCAGTAGCCGCTCATGACGATGGCTTTCACCCCCGGATCGATGCGTTGGAGAGCGAGGATGGTCTCCCTGCCGCCCATTCCACCCCGGACGGTGAGGTCCAGCAGTACCACTGCGAAAGGATTTCCTGAGGAACGAGCGAGTTCATAGGCGCTGAGCGCACCCAACCCGTCCTCCACCAGTTGAACGGTGTAACCCATTCGCTGGAGAGTGGTCCCCAGGATTTTTCGGATTTCGGCCTCATCCTCCATGACCAGGATTCGGCCACCGGTCCCGGCGGGTGAGGTGGGCGACAACGACGATGTCAGCATCCGTCGATCGCAAGCGGGGAGATAGATGTGGAACGTGGTCCCGACGCCGGGTTTGGATTCAACCCGGATGGTGCCTTCGTGCATCCGGACTACGGAATGGCAGATCGTCAATCCCAGGCCCATGCCTTTCTGGGCCCCGCGTTCCTTGGTGGAAAAATAGGGATCGAAAATCCGCCCGAGGACCTCTGGGGGGATGCCCGTACCCTGGTCAGCAATGGTCACCTGAATGTAGCATCCGGCGGTAAGCCCCGCCCCATTGTCCGGCGTGAGACTCCGGTTCACGGCGCGGATCTCCACCAGGCCGTCACCGGTCGTGGCTTCGGCCGCGTTCTGGACGATATTGCGGACGACCTGGCCCAATTGAGCCGGATCCACCTCAACCGGCCACAGGTCGTCCTCCACCTGGATATGGTAACGGAGCGGACGTCCTCCGAGGGCCAGTCGACTCGATTCTTCGATGACTTTCCCCACCTCGGTCGGAGTGCGGATTGGTGCGCCGCCTTTGGCAAAGGTGAGGAGCTGCTGCGTGAGTCCGCGAGCCAGGAGCAGCGCCTTCATCGCAGCGTCCAGATGGCTGGCGGCCTCAGGCTCGCAGCTGGGCGTGCAGCGAGCCACTTCCGTGTTCATCAAGATCACCGAGAGCAAGTTGTTGAAATCATGCGCGATTCCTCCCGCGAGGATGCCGGTTGATTCCAGCTTTCCGAGCACCAGTTGCTGCGCCTCTGTCCGTTTCCGTTCGGTGATGTCCGTGAGCACAAGTCGGCACTCCCGACCGGAGGCGGTGGCCAGACCCTCGATCCGAACCTCCACCGCCGCCCGACCCGCGCGGCAAAGCGCCAGCTCGCAACTGGCCCGCGACTTTAGTTCAAACAGTGTTCTGAGGAGCGCTCCGAAAACCTGCTGGTCCTTGCTTTCTACATAGCGGCTAAATGGACGGTGGAGCAGCTTGGATCGCTCTGTTTCGAGCAGCCGCGTGCAGGTGAGATTGACCTCTGCGATTCCCCCTTCGCGGTCGAGGGAGAGATAACTCACCGGTGCGAAATCGTAGAGGTCACTATATTTTTCGCGTTCCAGTTCCAGCCGGTCGCACGTGTGGGTCAGTTCTTCCTGTTGCATCTCCAACTCAATTTGATGCACTTGAAGCTCGTGGATGAGTTTCGCGCGGTCGGCATCGGACGAGGAGGAGGAGGAGCGATTGAGATGCTGGTCGCGCAATGCTGCCTCCGCACGTGCTCGCAAGTTGGTTTCGGCGGAGCTGATGGGAGGCTTTGGTTTCATGACCTGGACCTTTTGCGAGGAGGGCCGGACGGGATGATGGTCTCAGCGTTGGGAGACGACTTGGGGGGGGCTCCACTCGCCCGGCGACTGCGCGCTTTTTCTGCCAGCTTGCCCACGTGTTTCGCATAGCGCTTGGCCAGAATCGCGTGATCCGCTTTCTGCTTTCTGGCCGTCGCACGCGACGCGCTGATGTCTGCAAAGGTGATCACCACGCCGTCGATCCGGTCATCCAGTGTTCGATAAGGCATGATGCGCACCGTAAACCATCGGCCGTCCTTGCAACTGATGGGTTTCTCCTGCGCCACCAGGCTGTCGATCACGGAATGTCCGTCGGCGGCGAGCTGCGGATACTCCAGCTCGGAGGCTAGATCAGTGATGGGACGCCCGATGTCGCTGGGGATGAGCTTGATAATCTTGGCGGTCTGAGGAGTGAAGCGTCGGATGTGGAGGTCGCGGTCGAGAAACAACGTGGCGATATCGGTGCTGTTCAACAGGTTTTTCATGTCGTCGCTCGCCCGGGAAAGATCATCGACTTTGGACTGGAGCTCGGCATTCACGGACTGCAGCTCCTCGTTGAGTGATTGCATCTCCTCCTTGGAGGTCGTGAGCTCCTCATTGGTGGACTGCAGCTCCTCATTGGTGGACTGGAGTTCCTCGTTGGCAGAGGTGAGCTCCTCCTGCGAGGACTGGCGGTCATCGCGCAGGATCCGTAGATTTTCCCGCGCCTCGTGCAACTCCCGCTCCAGTTCCGCCACCTTCGCCTGGTGGCGGATGGATTTCGAAGGATGTGATGGGCGAACGGTGAGTGCCGTTGTCGGGAGGTCCCGAAAGATAATCATCAGGGCCCCCTGGAGGGGACCGGGGTCCTCCATTCGCTCCACAGTGCCCTCGATGGAGCGGTGATCCTCTTTCTCACCGGCGAGAGAACCGCGAAAGGGGACGGGGCCAGGTTCTCGAAGCGCTCTCTGAAAGGCGCTGGCGAGTTCGTAGCGCAGGCCTTCGCGAGCCATCGCGAAGATGTTCCAGTTGGCCTTGCCGGCGGCTGGCTCGAGGTAGCTTCCCGTGCGCCCGCTCACGTACAGGATGTCGCCTTTGGTGTTCACCAGGGTGGCTGGCGGAGCGTAGCGCTGCAGAATCAGCTGATCGGCCAGGCTTTGTAGGTTGGGAGGCGATAAGGGCGACTGCACAGCCGAGGCGCTTGGTATCGAGGCAGTGCTGAGTGGAGAAGGAAAGGAGAGGGGTTCAGGACGAATGACTGACGCATTTCTGCGGTAAATCCTCACCTTGGTGCTCACGGGCGCGAAAAGCTCGCTGGAGCTGCCAACTGTTTCTGAACTGCCTAGGAATAGCAGTCCGCCGGGATTCAGGTTGTAGTGGAACAGGGGTATCAGCCTCTTTTGCAGCTCAGGGCTCAGATAGATCAGCAGATTTCGGCAGATCAGGATGTCCAGCTTGGTGAAGGGCGGATCCATGATCAGGTTCTGCGGCGCGTAGATGACCATTTCTCGGATTTCTTTGCGCACTCGATACGATTGTTCCTCCTTGCTGAAGAACCGGGTCAAGCGCGCTGCGGAGACTTGCGATGCGATGGTGGCTGGAAAAGTGCCGCGTCGTGCTTTGTCGATGGCATCGCGATCCAAATCGGTGGCGAAAATCTGAAGGGTGAGGTTTCCCTTGGGTTTGATGTCGTCAAGCGCCTCGCGGAAGATCATGGCAAGAGAGTAAGCTTCTTCTCCGGTCGAACAGCCTGCCACCCACGCCCTCAGGGGATGGCTGGAGGATCGGCCTGCTAGAAGCTCCGGAAGCGCCTGCTGCGCCAAGATTCGCCAGGCTTCCGGGTCGCGAAAGAATTGCGTCACGCCGATCAAAAGCTCTTTGAAAAGGAGGTCCAGCTCCTGCGAGTTTTCCTGCAGGTAGCGGATGTAGACAGAAATCTTGTCGATCTGATGGATACCCATTCGACGCTCGATCCGACGGTAGAGCGTGTTTCTTTTGTAGAGGGAGAAATCGTGGCCTGAACGTGCGCGCAGCAGCGTCACCACCTTTTGCAAACTGCCGTGAAGAGGCTCCGATTCAGGCGAATCCAAACCTGGCGAACTGAGACCCTGGTTCACGGCGGTCAGGATCTTGCCTGCCAGTTCCTCGGCGGGTGCCACGATATCGGCGAGACCGGTATCGACAGCGCTGCGGGGCATGCCGTCAAACTTCGCGTTTGCTGGCGTCTGGACCACGACCAGCCCCCGTCTTTCCTTGATTGCGCGCAGGCCGAGTGTTCCATCGGAACCCATTCCTGAGAGGATGACGCCCACGCTCCGATCCTGCTGATCCTGAGCCAGCGACCGGAAAAAGAAATCGATAGGCAGGCGTAGTCCTCGGGCGCCCGTGGGTGGCAACAGGTGCAGGACGTTGTGCAGCAACGAAAGGTCCTTGTTGGGTGGGATGATGTATACGCAATCGGAATGGACGCGGGTGTGGTCTTTGACCTGCACCACGGGCATGGAAGTCCCACGCTGTAACAGTTCGGCCATGATCCCCTTCCGCGTGGGGTCCAGGTGCTGAACGACGACAAAGGCGAGACCGCTCTCAGGCGGCACGCCCTTGAAGAACTGCTCCAAGGCTTCCAGGCCACCCGCCGAGGCACCGATTCCGACGACGACCAAGGGCGCGTCCTTCGCGGAGGGTGGTTGGGTCGGGAGGATCTCTGGCAGCGATGCCGCAGATTGGGATTTTTTTGTGCGTCTGAGTTTCATGTCTCGCCGAGCCGTTTGGACGGGTGACAATCCGCTCAGGGCTGATTGTAGCCCCCAAACCAGGCGCGATTGTGATCCTTAAGGGCAATCTGCTCCAAAGCCTCGGAGCCCTGCAACTTGAATCGTCGATGCGAAAGTATCGGGATCCCGGAGCTTCTCGTCTATGGGGTGCATACCGGAGGAAAATTCCGCAGCCCCCTTGGTAAACAGGTGGCTGCGGTGGGGAGAAAGGGCCGCCCGTCGCTCCGCCTTCAGTCCTTATCCTGGTATGATGAGCATTTCCTTCAGGGAGTTATTCGCCTACAAGTCCGACAGGCTGCTACTGATGGGGGAGCACATGTATCTCTCCCCCTCCAATGGTCAGGACGTCCGTCCGACTGTCTCCTGTCAGATCCAGAGCGAAGATGCGTTTGGACTCCGCTTGGTTGCTCGCGGAGGTGTTCATGAAGTGGAATCCAGCTTCGTCAAACCCACCGGATTGCTGAGCCAAGTAGACTTGGAGGGTCATCGACCCATCCTCCAGGAGCAGATCAAGTAAGCCGTCTTGGTTGATGTCTGCCCATTGCATGTCGACCACGGTGGTGCGTGAGGGATCAGTGATCTGAAGCAGCGTTGTGCCGGCCCCGAGTAAGCCGTTGGCCGTGGGGTATACCTTGACCTTCGATTCCGTTTCACTGTATTCGACGGTCAGGAGGTCGAGATCCCCGTCGTGATCATAATCGGCGAGCAACGTTTTCATCGTCGATGAGCTGTTCGGCAGTGTCTGCGCTGCGACGATGCTCGTCCCATTCCAACTTAGAATGTTGATCTCTTCGGCGTAGCCTTGGGCGACGATCTCCTCCTTGCCGTCACCATTGAGGTCGGTGGCGAGCATCGTTGAAGGGAACCCGATGAGTGCTGAGGCGGTCTGAGGCTGCCAGGTGCCCCCCACCCCTTGGAGGAAAGGCAGAAATCGGAAGTTGTCGCCTCCGATGAACAACAGATCCTTGCGTCCATCCCCATTGAGATCCGCCACCACCAGAGACCGTGGAGCTTCTGGAAGCGCGAGAAAGGTGGGTGCAGCGAAAGTGCCATCGCTCTGTCCCATCATGAAGTGAACCCGATTCGTCCCGCTGACCCTCGTGCCGAATGCGAACGAGGAGGTGTAGGCGATGGCATCGGCGATGCCGTCGCCGTTGATGTCCTTGAGTTCCAGCCCAGCCAGATTGTTCGTGAGCGTGATGGTCTGGACAATCCGGAGGCTGGCCAGACCGTTGAGTTCCACCACTTCCACCGAGTTGCTCACGTGATTCAGGGCGGCCCATCGGGGTGGGTGGCCTGCGGTGGTGAGCAGGCCGGGGTGGGACCAATCTTTACCCGCCTGGAACAGCACGACTCCGGCTTTGAACGACCCGTCGCCGTTCCCCTTGAGAAAGCTGTAGCGACCGCTGATCCCAGTGAGGAGATCCAGCTTCTGATCCTCGTCAATGTCCACCACGATCGGAGCTCCTCCGGTGATCGCCGAGATGAGCGATGGACTGGTCAACGTCTGGCCGGATGTTCCCAGGATGCGCGTCACGACCGACATGAGGTGTCCGATCACCAAATCGCCCTTCCCATCGTTGTTGAGATCTCGAATGATGGGCTTGAGCGGGTTATCGGCGAGTGCGAGTCGGACTTGTCCGGAGAAGTTGCCTTGACCCAGGCCGAAGAGCACCGACACCGAATCCACGGTGCTGCTGGTGGTCGCGATGTCCGGAAGCCCGTCACCATTCAGATCGCCGACGGCGACATGATTAGGGAACAGGTCGACTTCGAAGAATTTCGCAGCCTCGAAATCGCCATTGGCTTTACCCAAGAGCACCACCGCCAGGTTGGCGTTCGCGCTAATGGCGAGATCGGCTTTGCCGTCCTGATTCAGGTCCCCGGACGCCAGGTCGTTGAGGAATCCCGTTCCGGGCACGGCCAGTTCACCGAGCGAGGAAAAGGATCCGTTAGGATTGCCGAGGTATCGGCTGACGGACTTCGACCGTTCGTTGAGTACCACGAGATCCAGGCTTGCGTCCCCGTTGAGGTTCATTGGCAACACCCGTCGGGGGTTCGATCCGGTGACCAGTTCCAACCGGAACTGGAATCGGCCGTCTCCCAAGCCCTGATAGACGTAGGCCCGCTGCTCCACCAGCGAGGTGATGACCAGGTCCGGAAGCGCATCCGCATCGAGTTGACCGATCTGCATGTCGGTTATCGAGCTGAACTCCGCGATTCTGGCGCTTTCCAGGCCCGCTTGGAAGCTTTCGTCGGGGTTGCCCAGCTGGACCAGGATGTTGCCGGTTTGCGGGTGGATCGAGACCATATCTCGTCTTCCGTCCTGGTTCACGTCTTCCAAGAGCAGTGAGCTGCCGAAGTCCAGCGCCTGGATCTGAGCGGGGTAGAAGCCCGGGTCCGACTCGGGAGGCGCATCGGGCACCTCCGGATTCGTGCCGTTCTCATACTCGGCCTTGTTCGTGTAGCCGTCGTGGTCGGCGTCCTCACTAGCATCGGTCGGATCCAGTGGATTGAGGATCTGGGGACGGTCCAACTCGTAGAGGTCGTCCAGACCATCGCCATCCGCATCGACCGGACGCTCCAGAGGAACAGCCAGCAGGCGGTAGTTTTCGAGCGTGGCTCCAGCCGGGGCGGTGGAGTCGATGAAGGTTCCGGTTCCGTCGACCCCACGCTGGAGGGCGATCGGAGTCTCGGTATGGGTGATGAGATTGGTTCGGTAGAGCGTGAAATAGAACTCCCGCGAGGAGGAGTAGGGGATTACGAGCGAGCCATTCGGCTGGAACGATGGGCCGTGGAGTTCGAAGAATCCCCCGAAGTCGCCGTAGCGCATCGATAGACCGCTTCCGTAGCTGAGAGGATCGCCCACATAGGCCTCCGCAACGCAGTCGCCGTCGCAGGGGTTGTTGATGTTGAGCGGTCCCTTGGCGGTTGCTTGGAGAATGTAGCGAAGCTCGAATGACGCACCGTCGGCGATGTCGCTGAGGTCGATCTGCCGGGTAACGTCCGGGAACTCGACCGTCATCGAGTAAATGCGCCCTTGGGAATCGCTTTCAAAAGTGGGAGTTGGAGGGCCAAAGTAGCCTTCATGCGTTTCGATGCGGAAGGTGTGCGCCGTCGTGTCGTCCTGGCCATGACCCACGATGTGTGTGCGCGCGTAGAAGATGTTCCGCCACTCTGCATTCGTGGCCGCTCCGACTCGGCGCTGCAACAGGATCATGGTCTCGGCGCTCAGTTCATTGGTGTCGGGATGCAGATCCTGGTCCGCCAGACGCAGATGGATTGGCTTGATGTGGTATTTGGGAAACGCAACCCCTGGCAGCTTGGTGAAGGAACGCTTCCAGCTCACATCGGCTCGGTAGTCGGCTTGCTTGTCCGGGGGGGCGGTCTGGAAGGGGGCGCTCTTGGCCCAGGCGTAGAGAGTGGCCTGATCATTGGCATAGGCCTGCGGTGGGTTGCCGGTGGGGTCGGAAGTGGCCAGCTCGGTGATAAGTGCGGCCACGGCCTTGGCCTTCGGGTCGGAGACCAGCTCGGCGTGCTGAGGGTTTTCGGTGGCGAACTTCACCGTCATCTCGACGATGGTGAGGTCTACGGCAAAGTCGCCGCCCCGGTGCACCGCAGTGGGTTTCATGGTTCCGATGGAGCGGGCTAGCACCACGCGTCCATCGGCCAGTTGAATAGGATCTGTCGCCACGTAGTATTCTTGGCCCACCGGAACCGTATAGATTTGGGTGTCGTTAGTGCGGCTAAGTCGGAAGGGCTGGTAGAGCTTCGCCCCCGTGGTTGCATTTCTGACCCAGACCAAGGCTTCAGGGAAGGTCGGCTCTTTGATCAGGAGGGACTTCCCGGAAACCACCAGGTCCAGGGAATCGATCAGGGTATCGAGATCGGTAACCTGATAGATCGGGTCTTCCCAGAGGCCGGATGCCTGCAACACTTCCAAGTCAGTGTATTCGATGGTGCCAAGCGAACCGGCCATCTCGAGCGTGTCGCTCCGATTCATAACCCCATCGCCATTGAAGTCCCCGCGGGGGTGAAACTTGATCTCTCGATCGGCCTGGTACTCGCCGTCCTGGTTGGCGTCGACTTTTGGGTTGGCGTCGGAGCCGTTGAGACTGTGGTTGAGAGTGAACGACTCTTCACCGTTCAACAGCCAGTCACGCCAGGTTCGGAAGTCGCCCATATCGATCTTGCCATTGCCGCGATGTCCCTGGCCAGGGGTTCCAAACTGAGTGTTGTCCACTGTGCCCGCGATGCGATGGAAGCTGCGATCGCCTAGATCCGAAATGGCCGGCACATCGATCCGCGTGACGCCATCAGGGGTACCGTCGTCCACATCGAGCAGGCCGCGTAGGATTTCGTTGTTCCGGCCAGGGAGGGAATCGATGGACAGAAGGCTGATGTAGGCGTCGACGGCGCCGGTTCCGGTAGTCAGGAGGAGGTTCCGAATCTCGGCAACCGTCAGATTGGGATCCGCGGCCCACAGGAATCCCGCGAGGCCGGTAACGAAGGGCGTGGCCATGGAAGTGCCGCTCTTCACCGCGTAGCCGCTGCTGGGGGCCAAGGACAAAATCGTTCCACCAGGGGCGAGCACATGCGGCCCGGGATTTGAGAAGTCCGACATCGTGCCGTCGGACTCAAAGGATCCGATCACCAGGACATTGGGTGCGTTGTAGATCAGTCCGGCCGCTCCCCAGGGGCTGTTGTTCGCCGCAGTGACGGCGCCGTAGTCGTTTCCAGCGCTGCAGACGAACAGGGTGTTGGGATTGGAGATCGCGACCACGTAGGACATCGCGCCGGATTGCAGCGCATACCTTGTCGCGTTGGCCTGCTCGGCTGGGGTCAGAGGAGTTCCGTGAGGCGACCAGGCGAAACCGATGCTGATGTTCACCAGCTTAGTATCGGGAGCCAGCGTAAGTCCGGTGATGATGTCCTGGTAGAACGAGGAGAGGGTTGGGAAGTCGAAGGAGTAGCCCCGAAGCACTCCAAACGGATTAACACCATCGATGCCCATTTGGTTTCCATACTTCGCTCCAATGATGCCAGCGACGTGAAGTCCATGGTCTTCATGTTGGCCTGGCATGGCGGGATTGAGGACGTCGATGTCCAAGTCGGTATGCGTCGGAAAACCGCCATCGACCACCAGAGTGGGTGTCTTGGGTCCTCCTGCTTTCTCGATGGCTTCGCCGAAGTTCCAAAGTTCCGGAACTCGGCACCATTCGAGTCCCCAGTTGCCGCCGTTGGGATTCCAGTAGGTATCCCAAAGCCAGGTAAGATAGTTGCCCGCTGAGTCGGATGCTCCCACGGGGGCGGTATCCAGGGTCATGTTGTCCGGGGACAGCTGGATATCGGGGATCGCCGCGGCAACTCCGGGCTCGGAGATCAAGGCATCGGCCAGTGACTGCAAGGCTGACGGACTTTCGGTCGGAAAGCGGATCAGGAGGAAGGACTGATTCGCCTTGGGACTTTGCGGACGACAGGACACGATCGAGCCCTGATATTTGGAAAGGAGGCTGTTGATCTGGGCGACTGTTGCCTCGGGTTTCAACGTGACCACTGCGAGTTGTTTCGCGACCCCTTTTCCTGCGAAATTGGGCACCGAGTGATCAAACTCAGAGGCAGCGGGGTAGCGGGGGAAATCCGGGAGGAGAAGGCCGGTGGGTGTGTTGGCGGCCCCTTTGACCTGGGTAAAGACAGGTGACCCGATCGTTCCGGACAGATCGGCTCCCTGGAGGCCGACGCTGTTGAGGTTGATCTTATCGATGTTGGCTCCGGATAGACTGGCCTGGGCTAATTGCGCATCCGTCAGTAGGGCACCGGAGAGGTCCGCGCCTGTGAGGTTGGCTCCGGTGAGATTCGCATTGGCCAAGTTGGCTCCCGCCAATTGCGCGCCGCTCAGGTCGGCTCCCCCGAGCTGAATGCCATTCAGGTTGGCACCGGGCTGCTGGAAAGTCCCGAGCACTCGGAAGAACTGCGCTTGGTCGGAGGTAGGGAACTGTCGTGCCCAGTGGACCGCCGGTTGGGTGGACGATCCGCCGAGGAAGGACGGTTCGGTATCGTGCCAAGTGACCAGGTCCGAACTGCGCTGAGGCTGGAAAGTGTTGTGATAGAAAGGAGCCAATGCGGTTAGCGAATGGGAGTCCCACTCGAGCTGGATCCCGGCGTCGACGATGGAAATGTTAACGGTCAGATCCGCAGCGTTCCCTGGGCAGGCTCCAGCTAGCATCGCGAGCAATGCCAGCCCCCTCGACCACCGGCACACGCTGGATGAGGCTACTGTGCGGTGCTGGTCCCTGGAGAAGAACGACTTCCGCTCTGGGTTGGCCTGCAATCGTGTGGGTCCCGCCGTCCGGTTCATAGATGTAAGCGTCATAAACACTTACTGATACCGACCCCAGGGCGGAATCTTTCAGAGAATTTTTTGGCGGCTATGGGATCGCCTTGCGATCGGCACCAAAACGGTTCGAGATCCAGGTGACGAATGTGAGGTGAGGTAGCGCTTTCTTTCTATTGCACACGAGTTGCTAGGCCAACCGCTGGAATCCCACCGGGATTCCGCCTCAGAGCCCTGGGTTGGCGCGACGCAGGAGCGCCTACCCGCTTATCGCAACCCCCTAAGCCAGCAATCAATGACTCACCTGCTTCGATAAGCTTCATTGGGAGGATGGCCGTGACTCAGATGATACTGGAACCGATACTGTGGGAAGCGAAAAAAGTGGTTCAAGACAGGATCGTCAGGCGGGATGACCCCATTCACGAAGAGCTTGGTGGCATCAACTCGACTGCGTCGGTTACGCGCAAGGGGCTCCACCACGCCGGTTAGAAACTGAAAATCGTTGCGGTTAGCGGTTTCACTTTCGTAATGGCCGGTCGCTGGGTTGGAGTCGAAATCCAAAACCGAAGTGCTGTAGAAGGCCACATCGTTCTCTATCAGCTCCAGGTGAAGCGGCTCGTCCGGGAGGAACGAAATGTTGGGAACCATCGCCTCCATGGATAGAGTCTGACCCTCATCCCACTCGTCCAGCAACGGACCGAGGCGAAGGATCCGCCGGAACAGTCCATCATCAGGCACGGAGATTCGGAACACCAGATCGTCATCATCACCCCCGAAGCTATCGCCATCCGTCTGAGTGGCGCAATGCATGGACATCACCTGAGCCGAGACGCTGCCGTTCGGGTTCGGACTCAAGGTCGTCAAGTCAGTGTCCCAACCGACGTACAGCTCCAGAGCCTCGAGATGCGGTGGAATCTCAACCCGCAGGTATCTGGGCTCGCCACCCAAGTCACGATGTTCAATGAAATACGGACGCCTCGGATCAGCAGGGGTTGCTTCCACCCCCAGGTCGGCACGGCGA includes the following:
- a CDS encoding response regulator; the protein is MKPKPPISSAETNLRARAEAALRDQHLNRSSSSSSDADRAKLIHELQVHQIELEMQQEELTHTCDRLELEREKYSDLYDFAPVSYLSLDREGGIAEVNLTCTRLLETERSKLLHRPFSRYVESKDQQVFGALLRTLFELKSRASCELALCRAGRAAVEVRIEGLATASGRECRLVLTDITERKRTEAQQLVLGKLESTGILAGGIAHDFNNLLSVILMNTEVARCTPSCEPEAASHLDAAMKALLLARGLTQQLLTFAKGGAPIRTPTEVGKVIEESSRLALGGRPLRYHIQVEDDLWPVEVDPAQLGQVVRNIVQNAAEATTGDGLVEIRAVNRSLTPDNGAGLTAGCYIQVTIADQGTGIPPEVLGRIFDPYFSTKERGAQKGMGLGLTICHSVVRMHEGTIRVESKPGVGTTFHIYLPACDRRMLTSSLSPTSPAGTGGRILVMEDEAEIRKILGTTLQRMGYTVQLVEDGLGALSAYELARSSGNPFAVVLLDLTVRGGMGGRETILALQRIDPGVKAIVMSGYWEDPMVQSYAAYGFQAALAKPFEATQLRALIDQILTSRPARQHRS
- a CDS encoding PAS domain-containing protein codes for the protein MKLRRTKKSQSAASLPEILPTQPPSAKDAPLVVVGIGASAGGLEALEQFFKGVPPESGLAFVVVQHLDPTRKGIMAELLQRGTSMPVVQVKDHTRVHSDCVYIIPPNKDLSLLHNVLHLLPPTGARGLRLPIDFFFRSLAQDQQDRSVGVILSGMGSDGTLGLRAIKERRGLVVVQTPANAKFDGMPRSAVDTGLADIVAPAEELAGKILTAVNQGLSSPGLDSPESEPLHGSLQKVVTLLRARSGHDFSLYKRNTLYRRIERRMGIHQIDKISVYIRYLQENSQELDLLFKELLIGVTQFFRDPEAWRILAQQALPELLAGRSSSHPLRAWVAGCSTGEEAYSLAMIFREALDDIKPKGNLTLQIFATDLDRDAIDKARRGTFPATIASQVSAARLTRFFSKEEQSYRVRKEIREMVIYAPQNLIMDPPFTKLDILICRNLLIYLSPELQKRLIPLFHYNLNPGGLLFLGSSETVGSSSELFAPVSTKVRIYRRNASVIRPEPLSFPSPLSTASIPSASAVQSPLSPPNLQSLADQLILQRYAPPATLVNTKGDILYVSGRTGSYLEPAAGKANWNIFAMAREGLRYELASAFQRALREPGPVPFRGSLAGEKEDHRSIEGTVERMEDPGPLQGALMIIFRDLPTTALTVRPSHPSKSIRHQAKVAELERELHEARENLRILRDDRQSSQEELTSANEELQSTNEELQSTNEELTTSKEEMQSLNEELQSVNAELQSKVDDLSRASDDMKNLLNSTDIATLFLDRDLHIRRFTPQTAKIIKLIPSDIGRPITDLASELEYPQLAADGHSVIDSLVAQEKPISCKDGRWFTVRIMPYRTLDDRIDGVVITFADISASRATARKQKADHAILAKRYAKHVGKLAEKARSRRASGAPPKSSPNAETIIPSGPPRKRSRS